The Quercus robur chromosome 7, dhQueRobu3.1, whole genome shotgun sequence genome has a segment encoding these proteins:
- the LOC126692478 gene encoding uncharacterized protein LOC126692478 isoform X1, with protein sequence MGAGRKTQTSIVNENAPSPKSVNGSTAVRNLSKSHLGGVIFGCKNSTMKECLFKQLFGLPAQHFSYVKNIDPGLPLFLFNYNDRKLHGIFEAASNGQMNINPYGWTTDGSERTSYPAQVQIRVRLRCQPLLENQFKPIISDNYYSQNHFWFELDHAQASRLMSLLSSLVVAPSASVPQNTAKWKTIFQALPPNDAGEEGEGFKPLSLETEHSNYSSWKSDSAVVASSFDGNNQPLGARLDTKLVKQDEKDIIFMKLKELSLQPVSSSSNGTSFPCNSQVEGQVIGSRPNGPVCDLPIERKELAVPMSGYVDDTAVLNGIQLEDKGFQVEPTGVEEKNEECPHSSSEGQLIIAQLIQEVQELKAFRTEQIQKTSILEQKLMEAEREIQRLKDCCVMMLEPESNPSVALVNETVSEVIDELHLDHNESASEEIDELHLDQNESVNEVIDELHLDHDESVSEVIDELHLDHNESVSEVIDELHLDDNESVFLVGGYDGKSWLSSLDSYYPSHDVIKSLKPMSCARSYFSAAQLNNDLYVFGGGSGQDGSEWYDTVESYSLANDQWTSRPSLNQKKGSLAGATIDNKIFAIGGGNNVECFSNVEMLDLDIGRWIPTRSMLQKRFAVGAVELNGALYASGGYDGKDYLMSAERFDPREHSWTKIASMNTKRGSHSLVVLNEKLYALGGFDGSRMVSSVEMFDPRLGSWMSGEPMKNPRGYFAAGVINESIFVMGGIKVGQNILETVETYKDGQGWQETQTTTIGKRCFLSAIVMKGI encoded by the exons ATGGGTGCAGGGAGGAAAACACAAACATCTATTGTTAATGAAAACGCACCTTCTCCAAAGTCAGTGAATGGCTCTACAGCTGTCAGAAATTTGAGTAAGAGTCACCTGGGTGGTGTCATATTTGGTTGCAAGAACAGTACCATGAAAGAATGCTTATTTAAACAACTCTTTG GCTTACCAGCTCAACACTTTTCATATGTGAAGAATATTGATCCTGGCTTGCCACTGTTCCTATTCAACTACAATGATAGAAAACTTCATGGAATCTTTGAGGCTGCTAGCAATGGCCAAATGAATATTAACCCCTATGGCTGGACCACTGATGGTTCAGAGAGGACATCATATCCTGCACAG GTTCAGATTCGTGTCCGCCTACGGTGCCAACCACTACTTGAAAATCAGTTTAAACCAATAATTTCTGACAACTATTACTCGCAGAACCATTTCTGGTTTGAGCTAGATCATGCTCAAGCAAGTAGGCTCATGTCATTATTATCATCTTTAGTGGTTGCTCCAAGTGCTTCTGTACCACAGAATACTGCAAAGTGGAAAACTATTTTTCAAGCACTTCCCCCAAATGACGCTGGAGAGGAAGGAGAAGGTTTTAAGCCACTTTCTTTGGAAACTGAGCATTCAAATTACTCTAGTTGGAAATCAGATTCTGCAGTTGTTGCTTCTTCGTTTGATGGAAATAACCAGCCATTGGGAGCTCGCTTGGACACAAAGCTAGTTAAACAAGATGAGAAAGACATTATATTCATGAAATTGAAAGAATTGTCACTTCAGCCagtgagctctagctcaaatgggaCCTCCTTCCCCTGTAATAGTCAGGTGGAGGGTCAAGTCATAGGTTCAAGGCCCAATGGTCCTGTGTGTGACTTACCAATCGAAAGAAAAGAATTGGCTGTTCCAATGTCAGGTTATGTAGACGATACTGCTGTTCTGAATGGTATTCAGTTGGAGGACAAAGGTTTTCAAGTGGAACCAACGGGTGTAGAAGAGAAGAATGAAGAGTGTCCTCATTCATCATCTGAGGGTCAGTTGATCATAGCTCAG TTGATTCAAGAGGTGCAAGAGCTAAAGGCCTTTAGAACAGAACAAATTCAGAAGACGAGTATTTTGGAGCAGAAGCTG ATGGAGGCTGAAAGGGAAATTCAGCGGTTGAAAGATTGTTGTGTGATGATGTTGGAACCTGAGTCCAATCCTTCTGTGGCACTTGTTAATGAGACAGTTAGTGAGGTGATTGATGAGCTCCATTTGGATCATAATGAGTCAGCTAGTGAGGAGATTGATGAGCTGCATTTGGATCAGAATGAGTCAGTTAATGAGGTTATTGATGAGCTCCATTTGGATCATGATGAGTCAGTTAGTGAGGTGATTGATGAGCTCCATTTGGATCATAATGAGTCAGTTAGTGAGGTGATTGATGAGCTCCATTTGGATGATAATGAGTCAGTATTTCTAGTAGGAGGATATGATGGTAAATCATGGTTGTCATCATTAGATTCATATTATCCTTCTCATGATGTGATCAAATCTCTTAAGCCAATGAGCTGTGCCCGTTCATATTTTTCGGCTGCACAGTTGAATAATGATCTTTACGTATTTGGAGGTGGTTCAGGTCAAGATGGTTCGGAGTGGTATGACACAG TTGAGTCATACAGCCTAGCAAATGATCAGTGGACCTCACGACCTTCACTGAATCAGAAAAAGGGAAGTTTAGCTGGAGCTACTATAGATAACAAAATATTTGCCATTGGTGGGGGGAACAATGTGGAATGCTTTTCAAATGTTGAAATGCTTGATTTGGACATTGGAAGATGGATCCCAACACGGTCAATGCTACAAAAG CGCTTCGCTGTTGGTGCAGTGGAACTGAACGGCGCTCTTTATGCTTCTGGTGGTTATGATGGGAAGGATTACTTGAT GTCTGCTGAAAGATTTGACCCTAGAGAACACTCTTGGACCAAAATTGCGAGTATGAATACAAAGAGGGGCAGCCATTCCCTGGTTGTTTTGAATGAAAagtt aTATGCTCTTGGTGGATTTGATGGAAGTAGAATGGTTTCAAGTGTTGAAATGTTTGATCCCCGTCTTGGGTCATGGATGAGTGGGGAACCAATGAAAAATCCTAGGGGATATTTTGCTGCTGGTGTCATCAACGAATCTATCTTTGTAATGGGAGGAATTAAAGTTGGCCAAAACATTCTTGAGACG GTTGAAACTTACAAGGATGGTCAGGGTTGGCAAGAAACTCAGACAACGACCATTGGGAAAAGGTGCTTCCTGTCAGCTATTGTTATGAAAGGGATTTAA
- the LOC126692478 gene encoding uncharacterized protein LOC126692478 isoform X2: protein MGAGRKTQTSIVNENAPSPKSVNGSTAVRNLSLPAQHFSYVKNIDPGLPLFLFNYNDRKLHGIFEAASNGQMNINPYGWTTDGSERTSYPAQVQIRVRLRCQPLLENQFKPIISDNYYSQNHFWFELDHAQASRLMSLLSSLVVAPSASVPQNTAKWKTIFQALPPNDAGEEGEGFKPLSLETEHSNYSSWKSDSAVVASSFDGNNQPLGARLDTKLVKQDEKDIIFMKLKELSLQPVSSSSNGTSFPCNSQVEGQVIGSRPNGPVCDLPIERKELAVPMSGYVDDTAVLNGIQLEDKGFQVEPTGVEEKNEECPHSSSEGQLIIAQLIQEVQELKAFRTEQIQKTSILEQKLMEAEREIQRLKDCCVMMLEPESNPSVALVNETVSEVIDELHLDHNESASEEIDELHLDQNESVNEVIDELHLDHDESVSEVIDELHLDHNESVSEVIDELHLDDNESVFLVGGYDGKSWLSSLDSYYPSHDVIKSLKPMSCARSYFSAAQLNNDLYVFGGGSGQDGSEWYDTVESYSLANDQWTSRPSLNQKKGSLAGATIDNKIFAIGGGNNVECFSNVEMLDLDIGRWIPTRSMLQKRFAVGAVELNGALYASGGYDGKDYLMSAERFDPREHSWTKIASMNTKRGSHSLVVLNEKLYALGGFDGSRMVSSVEMFDPRLGSWMSGEPMKNPRGYFAAGVINESIFVMGGIKVGQNILETVETYKDGQGWQETQTTTIGKRCFLSAIVMKGI, encoded by the exons ATGGGTGCAGGGAGGAAAACACAAACATCTATTGTTAATGAAAACGCACCTTCTCCAAAGTCAGTGAATGGCTCTACAGCTGTCAGAAATTTGA GCTTACCAGCTCAACACTTTTCATATGTGAAGAATATTGATCCTGGCTTGCCACTGTTCCTATTCAACTACAATGATAGAAAACTTCATGGAATCTTTGAGGCTGCTAGCAATGGCCAAATGAATATTAACCCCTATGGCTGGACCACTGATGGTTCAGAGAGGACATCATATCCTGCACAG GTTCAGATTCGTGTCCGCCTACGGTGCCAACCACTACTTGAAAATCAGTTTAAACCAATAATTTCTGACAACTATTACTCGCAGAACCATTTCTGGTTTGAGCTAGATCATGCTCAAGCAAGTAGGCTCATGTCATTATTATCATCTTTAGTGGTTGCTCCAAGTGCTTCTGTACCACAGAATACTGCAAAGTGGAAAACTATTTTTCAAGCACTTCCCCCAAATGACGCTGGAGAGGAAGGAGAAGGTTTTAAGCCACTTTCTTTGGAAACTGAGCATTCAAATTACTCTAGTTGGAAATCAGATTCTGCAGTTGTTGCTTCTTCGTTTGATGGAAATAACCAGCCATTGGGAGCTCGCTTGGACACAAAGCTAGTTAAACAAGATGAGAAAGACATTATATTCATGAAATTGAAAGAATTGTCACTTCAGCCagtgagctctagctcaaatgggaCCTCCTTCCCCTGTAATAGTCAGGTGGAGGGTCAAGTCATAGGTTCAAGGCCCAATGGTCCTGTGTGTGACTTACCAATCGAAAGAAAAGAATTGGCTGTTCCAATGTCAGGTTATGTAGACGATACTGCTGTTCTGAATGGTATTCAGTTGGAGGACAAAGGTTTTCAAGTGGAACCAACGGGTGTAGAAGAGAAGAATGAAGAGTGTCCTCATTCATCATCTGAGGGTCAGTTGATCATAGCTCAG TTGATTCAAGAGGTGCAAGAGCTAAAGGCCTTTAGAACAGAACAAATTCAGAAGACGAGTATTTTGGAGCAGAAGCTG ATGGAGGCTGAAAGGGAAATTCAGCGGTTGAAAGATTGTTGTGTGATGATGTTGGAACCTGAGTCCAATCCTTCTGTGGCACTTGTTAATGAGACAGTTAGTGAGGTGATTGATGAGCTCCATTTGGATCATAATGAGTCAGCTAGTGAGGAGATTGATGAGCTGCATTTGGATCAGAATGAGTCAGTTAATGAGGTTATTGATGAGCTCCATTTGGATCATGATGAGTCAGTTAGTGAGGTGATTGATGAGCTCCATTTGGATCATAATGAGTCAGTTAGTGAGGTGATTGATGAGCTCCATTTGGATGATAATGAGTCAGTATTTCTAGTAGGAGGATATGATGGTAAATCATGGTTGTCATCATTAGATTCATATTATCCTTCTCATGATGTGATCAAATCTCTTAAGCCAATGAGCTGTGCCCGTTCATATTTTTCGGCTGCACAGTTGAATAATGATCTTTACGTATTTGGAGGTGGTTCAGGTCAAGATGGTTCGGAGTGGTATGACACAG TTGAGTCATACAGCCTAGCAAATGATCAGTGGACCTCACGACCTTCACTGAATCAGAAAAAGGGAAGTTTAGCTGGAGCTACTATAGATAACAAAATATTTGCCATTGGTGGGGGGAACAATGTGGAATGCTTTTCAAATGTTGAAATGCTTGATTTGGACATTGGAAGATGGATCCCAACACGGTCAATGCTACAAAAG CGCTTCGCTGTTGGTGCAGTGGAACTGAACGGCGCTCTTTATGCTTCTGGTGGTTATGATGGGAAGGATTACTTGAT GTCTGCTGAAAGATTTGACCCTAGAGAACACTCTTGGACCAAAATTGCGAGTATGAATACAAAGAGGGGCAGCCATTCCCTGGTTGTTTTGAATGAAAagtt aTATGCTCTTGGTGGATTTGATGGAAGTAGAATGGTTTCAAGTGTTGAAATGTTTGATCCCCGTCTTGGGTCATGGATGAGTGGGGAACCAATGAAAAATCCTAGGGGATATTTTGCTGCTGGTGTCATCAACGAATCTATCTTTGTAATGGGAGGAATTAAAGTTGGCCAAAACATTCTTGAGACG GTTGAAACTTACAAGGATGGTCAGGGTTGGCAAGAAACTCAGACAACGACCATTGGGAAAAGGTGCTTCCTGTCAGCTATTGTTATGAAAGGGATTTAA
- the LOC126692478 gene encoding uncharacterized protein LOC126692478 isoform X3, whose translation MGAGRKTQTSIVNENAPSPKSVNGSTAVRNLSKSHLGGVIFGCKNSTMKECLFKQLFGLPAQHFSYVKNIDPGLPLFLFNYNDRKLHGIFEAASNGQMNINPYGWTTDGSERTSYPAQNHFWFELDHAQASRLMSLLSSLVVAPSASVPQNTAKWKTIFQALPPNDAGEEGEGFKPLSLETEHSNYSSWKSDSAVVASSFDGNNQPLGARLDTKLVKQDEKDIIFMKLKELSLQPVSSSSNGTSFPCNSQVEGQVIGSRPNGPVCDLPIERKELAVPMSGYVDDTAVLNGIQLEDKGFQVEPTGVEEKNEECPHSSSEGQLIIAQLIQEVQELKAFRTEQIQKTSILEQKLMEAEREIQRLKDCCVMMLEPESNPSVALVNETVSEVIDELHLDHNESASEEIDELHLDQNESVNEVIDELHLDHDESVSEVIDELHLDHNESVSEVIDELHLDDNESVFLVGGYDGKSWLSSLDSYYPSHDVIKSLKPMSCARSYFSAAQLNNDLYVFGGGSGQDGSEWYDTVESYSLANDQWTSRPSLNQKKGSLAGATIDNKIFAIGGGNNVECFSNVEMLDLDIGRWIPTRSMLQKRFAVGAVELNGALYASGGYDGKDYLMSAERFDPREHSWTKIASMNTKRGSHSLVVLNEKLYALGGFDGSRMVSSVEMFDPRLGSWMSGEPMKNPRGYFAAGVINESIFVMGGIKVGQNILETVETYKDGQGWQETQTTTIGKRCFLSAIVMKGI comes from the exons ATGGGTGCAGGGAGGAAAACACAAACATCTATTGTTAATGAAAACGCACCTTCTCCAAAGTCAGTGAATGGCTCTACAGCTGTCAGAAATTTGAGTAAGAGTCACCTGGGTGGTGTCATATTTGGTTGCAAGAACAGTACCATGAAAGAATGCTTATTTAAACAACTCTTTG GCTTACCAGCTCAACACTTTTCATATGTGAAGAATATTGATCCTGGCTTGCCACTGTTCCTATTCAACTACAATGATAGAAAACTTCATGGAATCTTTGAGGCTGCTAGCAATGGCCAAATGAATATTAACCCCTATGGCTGGACCACTGATGGTTCAGAGAGGACATCATATCCTGCACAG AACCATTTCTGGTTTGAGCTAGATCATGCTCAAGCAAGTAGGCTCATGTCATTATTATCATCTTTAGTGGTTGCTCCAAGTGCTTCTGTACCACAGAATACTGCAAAGTGGAAAACTATTTTTCAAGCACTTCCCCCAAATGACGCTGGAGAGGAAGGAGAAGGTTTTAAGCCACTTTCTTTGGAAACTGAGCATTCAAATTACTCTAGTTGGAAATCAGATTCTGCAGTTGTTGCTTCTTCGTTTGATGGAAATAACCAGCCATTGGGAGCTCGCTTGGACACAAAGCTAGTTAAACAAGATGAGAAAGACATTATATTCATGAAATTGAAAGAATTGTCACTTCAGCCagtgagctctagctcaaatgggaCCTCCTTCCCCTGTAATAGTCAGGTGGAGGGTCAAGTCATAGGTTCAAGGCCCAATGGTCCTGTGTGTGACTTACCAATCGAAAGAAAAGAATTGGCTGTTCCAATGTCAGGTTATGTAGACGATACTGCTGTTCTGAATGGTATTCAGTTGGAGGACAAAGGTTTTCAAGTGGAACCAACGGGTGTAGAAGAGAAGAATGAAGAGTGTCCTCATTCATCATCTGAGGGTCAGTTGATCATAGCTCAG TTGATTCAAGAGGTGCAAGAGCTAAAGGCCTTTAGAACAGAACAAATTCAGAAGACGAGTATTTTGGAGCAGAAGCTG ATGGAGGCTGAAAGGGAAATTCAGCGGTTGAAAGATTGTTGTGTGATGATGTTGGAACCTGAGTCCAATCCTTCTGTGGCACTTGTTAATGAGACAGTTAGTGAGGTGATTGATGAGCTCCATTTGGATCATAATGAGTCAGCTAGTGAGGAGATTGATGAGCTGCATTTGGATCAGAATGAGTCAGTTAATGAGGTTATTGATGAGCTCCATTTGGATCATGATGAGTCAGTTAGTGAGGTGATTGATGAGCTCCATTTGGATCATAATGAGTCAGTTAGTGAGGTGATTGATGAGCTCCATTTGGATGATAATGAGTCAGTATTTCTAGTAGGAGGATATGATGGTAAATCATGGTTGTCATCATTAGATTCATATTATCCTTCTCATGATGTGATCAAATCTCTTAAGCCAATGAGCTGTGCCCGTTCATATTTTTCGGCTGCACAGTTGAATAATGATCTTTACGTATTTGGAGGTGGTTCAGGTCAAGATGGTTCGGAGTGGTATGACACAG TTGAGTCATACAGCCTAGCAAATGATCAGTGGACCTCACGACCTTCACTGAATCAGAAAAAGGGAAGTTTAGCTGGAGCTACTATAGATAACAAAATATTTGCCATTGGTGGGGGGAACAATGTGGAATGCTTTTCAAATGTTGAAATGCTTGATTTGGACATTGGAAGATGGATCCCAACACGGTCAATGCTACAAAAG CGCTTCGCTGTTGGTGCAGTGGAACTGAACGGCGCTCTTTATGCTTCTGGTGGTTATGATGGGAAGGATTACTTGAT GTCTGCTGAAAGATTTGACCCTAGAGAACACTCTTGGACCAAAATTGCGAGTATGAATACAAAGAGGGGCAGCCATTCCCTGGTTGTTTTGAATGAAAagtt aTATGCTCTTGGTGGATTTGATGGAAGTAGAATGGTTTCAAGTGTTGAAATGTTTGATCCCCGTCTTGGGTCATGGATGAGTGGGGAACCAATGAAAAATCCTAGGGGATATTTTGCTGCTGGTGTCATCAACGAATCTATCTTTGTAATGGGAGGAATTAAAGTTGGCCAAAACATTCTTGAGACG GTTGAAACTTACAAGGATGGTCAGGGTTGGCAAGAAACTCAGACAACGACCATTGGGAAAAGGTGCTTCCTGTCAGCTATTGTTATGAAAGGGATTTAA
- the LOC126692478 gene encoding uncharacterized protein LOC126692478 isoform X4, producing the protein MGAGRKTQTSIVNENAPSPKSVNGSTAVRNLSKSHLGGVIFGCKNSTMKECLFKQLFGLPAQHFSYVKNIDPGLPLFLFNYNDRKLHGIFEAASNGQMNINPYGWTTDGSERTSYPAQVQIRVRLRCQPLLENQFKPIISDNYYSQNHFWFELDHAQASRLMSLLSSLVVAPSASVPQNTAKWKTIFQALPPNDAGEEGEGFKPLSLETEHSNYSSWKSDSAVVASSFDGNNQPLGARLDTKLVKQDEKDIIFMKLKELSLQPVSSSSNGTSFPCNSQVEGQVIGSRPNGPVCDLPIERKELAVPMSGYVDDTAVLNGIQLEDKGFQVEPTGVEEKNEECPHSSSEGQLIIAQLIQEVQELKAFRTEQIQKTSILEQKLMEAEREIQRLKDCCVMMLEPESNPSVALVNETVSEVIDELHLDHNESASEEIDELHLDQNESVNEVIDELHLDHDESVSEVIDELHLDHNESVSEVIDELHLDDNESVFLVGGYDGKSWLSSLDSYYPSHDVIKSLKPMSCARSYFSAAQLNNDLYVFGGGSGQDGSEWYDTVESYSLANDQWTSRPSLNQKKGSLAGATIDNKIFAIGGGNNVECFSNVEMLDLDIGRWIPTRSMLQKRFAVGAVELNGALYASGGYDGKDYLMSAERFDPREHSWTKIASMNTKRGSHSLVVLNEKL; encoded by the exons ATGGGTGCAGGGAGGAAAACACAAACATCTATTGTTAATGAAAACGCACCTTCTCCAAAGTCAGTGAATGGCTCTACAGCTGTCAGAAATTTGAGTAAGAGTCACCTGGGTGGTGTCATATTTGGTTGCAAGAACAGTACCATGAAAGAATGCTTATTTAAACAACTCTTTG GCTTACCAGCTCAACACTTTTCATATGTGAAGAATATTGATCCTGGCTTGCCACTGTTCCTATTCAACTACAATGATAGAAAACTTCATGGAATCTTTGAGGCTGCTAGCAATGGCCAAATGAATATTAACCCCTATGGCTGGACCACTGATGGTTCAGAGAGGACATCATATCCTGCACAG GTTCAGATTCGTGTCCGCCTACGGTGCCAACCACTACTTGAAAATCAGTTTAAACCAATAATTTCTGACAACTATTACTCGCAGAACCATTTCTGGTTTGAGCTAGATCATGCTCAAGCAAGTAGGCTCATGTCATTATTATCATCTTTAGTGGTTGCTCCAAGTGCTTCTGTACCACAGAATACTGCAAAGTGGAAAACTATTTTTCAAGCACTTCCCCCAAATGACGCTGGAGAGGAAGGAGAAGGTTTTAAGCCACTTTCTTTGGAAACTGAGCATTCAAATTACTCTAGTTGGAAATCAGATTCTGCAGTTGTTGCTTCTTCGTTTGATGGAAATAACCAGCCATTGGGAGCTCGCTTGGACACAAAGCTAGTTAAACAAGATGAGAAAGACATTATATTCATGAAATTGAAAGAATTGTCACTTCAGCCagtgagctctagctcaaatgggaCCTCCTTCCCCTGTAATAGTCAGGTGGAGGGTCAAGTCATAGGTTCAAGGCCCAATGGTCCTGTGTGTGACTTACCAATCGAAAGAAAAGAATTGGCTGTTCCAATGTCAGGTTATGTAGACGATACTGCTGTTCTGAATGGTATTCAGTTGGAGGACAAAGGTTTTCAAGTGGAACCAACGGGTGTAGAAGAGAAGAATGAAGAGTGTCCTCATTCATCATCTGAGGGTCAGTTGATCATAGCTCAG TTGATTCAAGAGGTGCAAGAGCTAAAGGCCTTTAGAACAGAACAAATTCAGAAGACGAGTATTTTGGAGCAGAAGCTG ATGGAGGCTGAAAGGGAAATTCAGCGGTTGAAAGATTGTTGTGTGATGATGTTGGAACCTGAGTCCAATCCTTCTGTGGCACTTGTTAATGAGACAGTTAGTGAGGTGATTGATGAGCTCCATTTGGATCATAATGAGTCAGCTAGTGAGGAGATTGATGAGCTGCATTTGGATCAGAATGAGTCAGTTAATGAGGTTATTGATGAGCTCCATTTGGATCATGATGAGTCAGTTAGTGAGGTGATTGATGAGCTCCATTTGGATCATAATGAGTCAGTTAGTGAGGTGATTGATGAGCTCCATTTGGATGATAATGAGTCAGTATTTCTAGTAGGAGGATATGATGGTAAATCATGGTTGTCATCATTAGATTCATATTATCCTTCTCATGATGTGATCAAATCTCTTAAGCCAATGAGCTGTGCCCGTTCATATTTTTCGGCTGCACAGTTGAATAATGATCTTTACGTATTTGGAGGTGGTTCAGGTCAAGATGGTTCGGAGTGGTATGACACAG TTGAGTCATACAGCCTAGCAAATGATCAGTGGACCTCACGACCTTCACTGAATCAGAAAAAGGGAAGTTTAGCTGGAGCTACTATAGATAACAAAATATTTGCCATTGGTGGGGGGAACAATGTGGAATGCTTTTCAAATGTTGAAATGCTTGATTTGGACATTGGAAGATGGATCCCAACACGGTCAATGCTACAAAAG CGCTTCGCTGTTGGTGCAGTGGAACTGAACGGCGCTCTTTATGCTTCTGGTGGTTATGATGGGAAGGATTACTTGAT GTCTGCTGAAAGATTTGACCCTAGAGAACACTCTTGGACCAAAATTGCGAGTATGAATACAAAGAGGGGCAGCCATTCCCTGGTTGTTTTGAATGAAAagttgtaa
- the LOC126690848 gene encoding pyrophosphate-energized vacuolar membrane proton pump-like, with amino-acid sequence MTTQTSSMGIMVCLITTLYEIKRVSESEPSLRRQLLISRFSTVLMTAGIAMAPFLLCAIGLWAGLVIGYTREYYTSNAYSPVKEVADFCRIGAAINDWLWDTNLSSFPYLPLPFM; translated from the exons ATGACTACTCAGACAAGCTCGATGGGGATTATGGTTTGCTTAATAACAACGCTTTATGAGATTAAGCGTGTGAGTGAGAGTGAACCATCCTTGAGGAGACAACTTCTTATCTCAAGATTCTCAACTGTCTTGATGACTGCTGGCATCGCCATG GCACCTTTTCTTCTGTGTGCAATTGGCTTGTGGGCTGGACTTGTTATTGGATACACTAGAGAGTATTATACTAGCAATGCTTACAG TCCAGTGAAGGAAGTGGCAGATTTTTGTAGGATCGGTGCTGCAATAAATGATTGGCTCTGGGATACAAATCTGTCATCATTCCCATATTTGCCATTGCCATTTATGTGA
- the LOC126692480 gene encoding FBD-associated F-box protein At4g10400-like: MQELNLHIEPNPSYKLPDSVFFCRTLVVLKLEGAIIFNPPRYGSEFAGLKLLKLNVFYANKDSLSTFLAACPVLQDLTLEITYDSDVVFEGKLNIIVLIPTLKRFHCHILFSTPPYKLKMNTPALKYFYFKGPLTNDFVVENMPSLVESVIGVEEVIASLEDYANSARDFIRPLYNVKSLEMSVDTAVLLLHASEPDGITLFHDLSSLKFCGDLTCDHAWHALRLLIGQAPKLQILAFELTEQFPCAYSPLEGFLVEPQDVPGWLSSQLTTCHYDGFLGFPVEMELVRQILKAASVLKTMKIVIDSHLYSKEKLRIHEELGNFQRTSHICQIEFDEGHFKAFDILDELGVYDDLLECADGTSVLLAEMQVCC, from the exons ATGCAAGAACTCAATCTCCATATTGAACCTAACCCAAGTTATAAATTGCCCGATAGTGTTTTCTTTTGTAGAACATTAGTGGTTCTCAAATTGGAAGGTGCGATTATTTTCAATCCTCCTAGATATGGTTCTGAGTTCGCAGGTCTGAAGCTTCTAAAACTCAATGTTTTCTATGCAAACAAAGACTCTCTCTCCACGTTCCTAGCTGCCTGCCCAGTCCTCCAAGATTTGACCCTTGAGATTACTTACGATAGCGACGTCGTGTTTGAAGGCAAGCTCAATATTATAGTGCTCATACCTACACTGAAAAGATTTCATTGCCATATTCTTTTTAGTACACCACCATACAAACTCAAGATGAACACCCCCGCTCTCAAATACTTTTATTTCAAAGGTCCTTTGACAAACGATTTTGTGGTGGAAAACATGCCCAGCTTGGTTGAATCAGTCATTGGAGTTGAAGAGGTTATTGCGAGTCTTGAAGATTATGCAAACAGCGCACGTGACTTCATCAGACCACTCTATAATGTTAAATCGCTGGAAATGAGCGTAGACACCGCAGTG CTCCTCCTCCATGCTTCTGAACCTGATGGCATTACATTGTTCCATGATTTATCTTCGTTGAAGTTTTGTGGTGACCTTACCTGTGATCATGCATGGCATGCATTACGACTTTTAATTGGTCAGGCTCCAAAGCTTCAAATACTTGCCTTTGAATTGACGGAACAGTTTCCATGTGCTTATAGCCCACTTGAGGGTTTCTTGGTGGAGCCACAGGATGTTCCTGGATGGCTGTCATCACAGCTTACAACTTGTCATTATGATGGATTTTTAGGGTTTCCAGTTGAGATGGAACTTGTTAGACAGATCCTGAAGGCAGCAAGTGTGTTAAAGACGATGAAAATCGTTATTGATAGTCATCTATACTCAAAGGAGAAGCTTCGAATTCACGAGGAATTAGGGAACTTCCAAAGGACCTCTCATATTTGTCAAATAGAATTTGACGAAGGACATTTCAAAGCTTTTGACATTTTAGATGAGCTTGGTGTTTATGACGATTTGCTAGA GTGTGCTGATGGTACAAGTGTGTTGTTGGCTGAGATGCAAGTGTGCTGTTGA